A single genomic interval of Suncus etruscus isolate mSunEtr1 chromosome 10, mSunEtr1.pri.cur, whole genome shotgun sequence harbors:
- the MSC gene encoding musculin has product MSTGSSSDPDEMEPLGVQPSRGCSLPKVPHCLSPSDNSSGDEDDPDGDEERRRCALGAVPGDGSSGLCGRKRSRVAGKAPQNPKGSPSECKQSQRNAANARERARMRVLSKAFSRLKTSLPWVPPDTKLSKLDTLRLASSYIAHLRQLLQEDRYEGGYVHPMNLTWPFVVSGRPDSDSKEVSAGNRLCGTTA; this is encoded by the exons ATGTCCACGGGTTCCTCCAGCGACCCCGATGAGATGGAGCCCCTGGGGGTGCAGCCTTCTCGGGGCTGCTCACTCCCAAAGGTCCCCCACTGCCTGTCCCCCAGCGACAACTCGTCGGGGGATGAGGACGACCCGGATGGAGATGAAGAGAGGCGGCGGTGCGCCCTGGGCGCGGTTCCCGGGGATGGAAGCTCTGGGCTCTGCGGGAGGAAGCGGTCGCGCGTGGCGGGCAAGGCCCCCCAGAACCCCAAGGGCTCCCCGTCAGAGTGCAAACAATCGCAACGCAATGCAGCCAATGCCCGAGAGAGAGCCCGCATGCGTGTGCTCAGCAAAGCCTTCTCCAGGCTCAAGACCAGCCTGCCCTGGGTGCCCCCCGACACCAAGCTCTCCAAGCTGGACACGCTCCGGCTGGCCTCCAGCTACATCGCACATCTGCGCCAGCTGCTGCAAGAGGACCGTTATGAGGGCGGCTATGTGCATCCCATGAACCTG ACTTGGCCCTTCGTGGTCTCAGGAAGACCCGACTCTGACAGCAAAGAGGTTTCTGCGGGCAACAGACTTTGCGGCACCACGGCTTAG